The following coding sequences lie in one Equus przewalskii isolate Varuska chromosome 25, EquPr2, whole genome shotgun sequence genomic window:
- the RDH12 gene encoding retinol dehydrogenase 12 isoform X1, with product MLAILGLLTSVFSLLYVTAPSIRKFFAGGVCRTTVQVPGKVVVITGANTGIGKETARELARRGARVYIACRDVLKGESAASEIRADTKNSQVLVRKLDLSDTRSIRAFAEGFLAEEKQLHILINNAGVMMFSHSKTTDGFEINLGVNHLGHFLLTYLLLERLKESAPARVVNLSSVIHHLGKIHFHNFRGEEPYRWGFAYCHSKLANLLFTRELAKRIQGTGVTTYAVHPGIVRSELARHSFLCCLFWRLFSYFLKSVQEGAQTSLHCALAEGLEPLSGKYFRGTYIRNLAKVAFLYLRASFPVTARGPGCLQGPEITKQLSACGMSAVSF from the exons atgctggcTATCTTGGGACTGCTCACCTCCGTCTTTTCTTTGCTGTATGTGACAGCTCCATCCATCAG GAAGTTCTTTGCTGGTGGGGTTTGCAGAACAACTGTGCAGGTTCCCGGGAAGGTAGTGGTGATCACCGGCGCCAACACGGGCATCGGCAAGGAGACAGCCAGAGAGCTCGCTCGCAGAG GAGCCCGAGTATACATTGCCTGCCGAGATGTACTGAAGGGGGAGTCTGCTGCCAGTGAAATTCGAGCTGATACAAAGAACTCCCAGGTGCTGGTGCGGAAACTGGACCTATCCGATACCAGATCCATCCGAGCCTTTGCTGAGGGCTTTCTGGCAG AGGAAAAGCAGCTCCATATTCTGATCAACAATGCAGGAGTGATGATGTTTTCACATTCCAAAACAACTGATGGCTTTGAAATCAACCTGGGGGTCAACCACCTGG GCCACTTCCTTCTCACCTACTTGCTCCTGGAGCGGCTGAAGGAGTCTGCTCCTGCACGGGTGGTGAACTTGTCATCAGTGATCCACCACCTTGGCAAGATTCACTTCCACAACTTCCGCGGTGAGGAGCCCTACAGATGGGGTTTTGCTTATTGCCACAGCAAACTGGCCAATTTGCTTTTCACTCGCGAGCTGGCCAAGAGGATCCAAG GCACGGGGGTCACCACCTATGCTGTGCACCCAGGCATCGTCCGCTCTGAGCTGGCCCGGCACTCCTTCCTATGTTGCCTATTTTGGCGGCTCttctcctactttttaaaatcGGTGCAGGAAGGGGCACAGACCAGCCTGCACTGTGCGCTGGCTGAAGGCCTGGAGCCCCTAAGCGGCAAGTACTTCAG GGGAACTTACATTAGAAACTTGGCAAAAGTTGCTTTTTTATACCTGCGCGCCAGTTTTCCAG TGACTGCAAGAGGACCTGGGTGTCTCCAAGGGCCCGAGATAACAAAACAGCTCAGCGCTTGTGGAATGTCAGCTGTGAGCTTCTAG
- the RDH12 gene encoding retinol dehydrogenase 12 isoform X2, translating to MLAILGLLTSVFSLLYVTAPSIRKFFAGGVCRTTVQVPGKVVVITGANTGIGKETARELARRGARVYIACRDVLKGESAASEIRADTKNSQVLVRKLDLSDTRSIRAFAEGFLAEEKQLHILINNAGVMMFSHSKTTDGFEINLGVNHLGHFLLTYLLLERLKESAPARVVNLSSVIHHLGKIHFHNFRGEEPYRWGFAYCHSKLANLLFTRELAKRIQGTGVTTYAVHPGIVRSELARHSFLCCLFWRLFSYFLKSVQEGAQTSLHCALAEGLEPLSGKYFSDCKRTWVSPRARDNKTAQRLWNVSCELLGIQWE from the exons atgctggcTATCTTGGGACTGCTCACCTCCGTCTTTTCTTTGCTGTATGTGACAGCTCCATCCATCAG GAAGTTCTTTGCTGGTGGGGTTTGCAGAACAACTGTGCAGGTTCCCGGGAAGGTAGTGGTGATCACCGGCGCCAACACGGGCATCGGCAAGGAGACAGCCAGAGAGCTCGCTCGCAGAG GAGCCCGAGTATACATTGCCTGCCGAGATGTACTGAAGGGGGAGTCTGCTGCCAGTGAAATTCGAGCTGATACAAAGAACTCCCAGGTGCTGGTGCGGAAACTGGACCTATCCGATACCAGATCCATCCGAGCCTTTGCTGAGGGCTTTCTGGCAG AGGAAAAGCAGCTCCATATTCTGATCAACAATGCAGGAGTGATGATGTTTTCACATTCCAAAACAACTGATGGCTTTGAAATCAACCTGGGGGTCAACCACCTGG GCCACTTCCTTCTCACCTACTTGCTCCTGGAGCGGCTGAAGGAGTCTGCTCCTGCACGGGTGGTGAACTTGTCATCAGTGATCCACCACCTTGGCAAGATTCACTTCCACAACTTCCGCGGTGAGGAGCCCTACAGATGGGGTTTTGCTTATTGCCACAGCAAACTGGCCAATTTGCTTTTCACTCGCGAGCTGGCCAAGAGGATCCAAG GCACGGGGGTCACCACCTATGCTGTGCACCCAGGCATCGTCCGCTCTGAGCTGGCCCGGCACTCCTTCCTATGTTGCCTATTTTGGCGGCTCttctcctactttttaaaatcGGTGCAGGAAGGGGCACAGACCAGCCTGCACTGTGCGCTGGCTGAAGGCCTGGAGCCCCTAAGCGGCAAGTACTTCAG TGACTGCAAGAGGACCTGGGTGTCTCCAAGGGCCCGAGATAACAAAACAGCTCAGCGCTTGTGGAATGTCAGCTGTGAGCTTCTAGGAATCCAATGGGAGTAG